Proteins from a genomic interval of Papaver somniferum cultivar HN1 chromosome 4, ASM357369v1, whole genome shotgun sequence:
- the LOC113275134 gene encoding peptidyl-prolyl cis-trans isomerase FKBP43-like yields the protein MAFWGVHLQPGKPFTHRFDKPKGRIRISQATLGAGTSKEMSAVQCTVGNKDPILLCAFLPSKKVSCPLDLEFEEEVDVVFTVTGPRSAYLAGFYMRNSSSEKVITENKIVEAGGDCGTRADRSKIHAAHVSDEGTSHDQKKRKMTEAQKSIENANTEDDGKQMSEHQESIAANVSDEGYKHERKKKKKMTEAQKSIENANTEDDGKQMSELQESIAAHVSDEGYKHERKKKKMTEAQKSIEDAITGDEEKQMSEPLESNKTTSTEEEENKMIESQESIAAHFNDEGNRRVQKKKKMSEVQNSIENGNTDDELKKMTEAQKSIENSNTADDEKKMSEPQKSIENANTKDDEKKMSEPQESIKTANTEDGEKKMIEAEESIKTAIIEDEQNKMNEDQESIKTAITEEGVMKEVIPLQEKSFSNGMVITDLAYGKGEGEGAFPGSRVTVNYISYRDGKVIDSKLDGSFKFRLGAKKVIKGLDVGINGMRVGDKRRLTIPPSMTTDGKEGFAAGKGKSYLICDVELVNIK from the exons ATGGCTTTCTGGG GAGTTCACTTACAACCAGGAAAACCCTTCACTCATCGATTTGACAAACCTAAAGGAAGGATTCGCATTTCTCAG GCAACATTGGGAGCTGGTACATCGAAGGAGATGAGTGCCGTTCAATGTACTGTGGGGAATAAGGATCCAATTCTTTTATGTGCATTTTTGCCGTCTAAGAAGGTTTCATGTCCGTTGGACCTTGAGTTTGAAGAGGAAGTTGATGTTGTTTTTACAGTTACTGGTCCTCGGAGTGCTTATCTTGCAGGTTTCTATATGAGGAATTCTTCATCTGAAAAAG TTATCACTGAAAACAAAATTGTAGAAGCAGGTGGAGATTGTGGCACACGCGCAGACAG GAGTAAGATTCATGCGGCTCATGTCAGTGATGAGGGTACTAGTCATGAccaaaagaagaggaagatgaccGAGGCCCAAAAGAGTATTGAAAATGCAAACACAGAGGATGATGGAAAGCAAATGAGTGAGCACCAAGAAAGTATTGCTGCTAATGTCAGCGATGAAGGATATAAGCATGagcgaaagaagaaaaagaagatgactgAGGCCCAAAAGAGTATTGAAAACGCGAACACGGAGGATGATGGAAAGCAGATGAGTGAACTCCAAGAGAGTATTGCTGCTCATGTCAGTGATGAGGGATATAAGcatgagcgaaagaagaagaagatgactgaGGCCCAAAAGAGTATTGAAGATGCAATCACAGGGGATGAAGAAAAGCAGATGAGTGAACCTCTAGAGAGTAATAAAACAACTAGCACAGAGGAGGAAGAAAATAAGATGATTGAGTCCCAAGAAAGTATTGCTGCTCATTTCAATGATGAAGGTAATAGGCGtgtgcaaaagaagaagaagatgagtgaGGTCCAAAACAGTATTGAAAATGGGAACACAGACGATGAATTAAAGAAGATGACCGAGGCCCAAAAGAGTATCGAAAATTCTAACACTGCGGATGATGAAAAGAAGATGAGTGAGCCCCAAAAGAGTATTGAAAATGCAAATACAAAGGATGATGAAAAGAAGATGAGTGAGCCCCAAGAGAGTATTAAAACTGCAAACACAGAGGATGGAGAAAAGAAGATGATTGAGGCCGAAGAGAGTATTAAAACTGCAATCATAGAGGATGAACAAAATAAGATGAATGAAGACCAAGAGAGTATTAAAACTGCAATCACAGAGGAGGGAGTGATGAAGGAAGTAATTCCATTACAAGAAAAGAGTTTCAGTAATGGTATGGTCATTACAGACTTAGCATATGGCAAAGGCGAAGGTGAAGGAGCTTTTCCTGGATCCAGG GTAACTGTTAACTACATTTCTTATAGAGATGGTAAAGTAATTGATTCGAAGCTTGATGGATCTTTCAAGTTCCGTTTAG GTGCAAAGAAAGTTATAAAGGGATTGGATGTTGGGATTAATG GTATGCGCGTTGGTGACAAAAGAAGACTTACCATTCCACCATCAATGAC CACTGATGGCAAAGAAGGGTTTGCTGCTGGTAAAGGAAAATCGTATCTGATCTGTGACGTTGAGTTGGTTAATATTAAGTAA